One genomic region from Nilaparvata lugens isolate BPH chromosome 3, ASM1435652v1, whole genome shotgun sequence encodes:
- the LOC111050379 gene encoding BTB/POZ domain-containing protein 1 isoform X2, with protein sequence MDPSTFKMLLRYVYCDTIKFNNVIEAGCLLYATKKYMIPHLARSCVDYIVEHTQVNNVWDVLYVAESLDEEEILKPCIKVMSQYSPEAWSSPYEHLSASTLARLLDQDSSKMSESELWTFVVKWARTECEKAGVEVSGSNVRKALDDAGVMEKVRFLTFSSEEVAGVVKASGVFSGDEINELQACVERRPGAVLPRGLGRVREARSRASVGDGRCSRVILTKRKTWTYGGTVCTRVMAVDSHVLVCGFEVFTRIPSLADFCVWRGNTERYDERLSVRITDSDGNELCNTVHQARAEFNAAQLVRLDRAVWFSPNRNYTVAFELSPGQYPLSQLSSTASSKLVSFRFEDFTNYPEGYLDFSFVSAVIFSL encoded by the exons ATGGACCCTTCAACATTTAAGATGTTACTAAG GTACGTTTACTGTGATacaattaaattcaacaatGTGATAGAAGCCGGATGTCTGTTATATGCGACGAAAAAGTATATGATTCCTCACTTAGCTCGTTCCTGTGTAGACTACATAGTGGAGCACACGCAAGTCAACAATGTATGGGATGTGCTCTACGTGGCCGAATCTCTCGATGAAGAGGAAATATTGAAGCCTTGCATCAAG GTGATGAGCCAATACTCTCCAGAGGCATGGTCATCGCCGTACGAGCACCTGAGTGCGTCAACACTGGCTCGGCTGCTCGATCAGGACTCGAGCAAGATGTCTGAAAGCGAGCTTTGGACGTTTGTAGTGAAGTGGGCACGAACTGAGTGCGAGAAGGCCGGCGTCGAGGTGTCCGGTAGCAATGTGCGCAAGGCACTCGACGACGCTGGAGTCATGGAGAAGGTTAGGTTCCTGACGTTCTCGTCGGAGGAGGTGGCGGGAGTGGTGAAGGCGTCGGGCGTGTTCAGTGGGGATGAGATCAACGAGTTGCAGGCGTGTGTGGAGCGGCGACCGGGCGCGGTGTTGCCAAGGGGATTGGGCCGGGTCAGGGAGGCCCGGTCGCGTGCCTCGGTCGGCGACGGTCGCTGCTCGCGGGTCATCCTCACCAAACGCAAGACGTGGACGTATGGTGGCACCGTCTGCACACGTGTCATGGCCGTCGACTCGCACGTGCTCGTGTGTGGCTTCGAGGTGTTCACGCGCATTCCGAGCCTGGCCGACTTCTGTGTGTGGCGCGGCAACACGGAGCGCTACGACGAGCGGCTGTCTGTGCGCATCACCGACTCAGACGGCAACGAGCTGTGCAACACCGTGCACCAGGCGCGCGCCGAATTCAACGCCGCGCAGCTAGTGCGCCTTGACCGCGCCGTCTGGTTCTCCCCCAACCGCAACTACACCGTCGCCTTTGAGCTGTCGCCCGGTCAGTATCCGCTCAGTCAGCTCTCCTCCACCGCCTCCAGCAAGCTGGTTTCCTTTCGCTTCGAAGACTTCACCAACTACCCTGAAGGTTATCTAGATTTTAGCTTTGTCAGTGCTGTGATATTCTCTCTTTAA
- the LOC111050379 gene encoding BTB/POZ domain-containing protein 1 isoform X1, whose protein sequence is MMKMDWQLTKTSLGERFKELYKLQEWTDCSFSVGETEAEVEVIKCHKLILAASSPVFEALFYGPLAEVNDVIRVPDMDPSTFKMLLRYVYCDTIKFNNVIEAGCLLYATKKYMIPHLARSCVDYIVEHTQVNNVWDVLYVAESLDEEEILKPCIKVMSQYSPEAWSSPYEHLSASTLARLLDQDSSKMSESELWTFVVKWARTECEKAGVEVSGSNVRKALDDAGVMEKVRFLTFSSEEVAGVVKASGVFSGDEINELQACVERRPGAVLPRGLGRVREARSRASVGDGRCSRVILTKRKTWTYGGTVCTRVMAVDSHVLVCGFEVFTRIPSLADFCVWRGNTERYDERLSVRITDSDGNELCNTVHQARAEFNAAQLVRLDRAVWFSPNRNYTVAFELSPGQYPLSQLSSTASSKLVSFRFEDFTNYPEGYLDFSFVSAVIFSL, encoded by the exons GTAATCAAATGTCACAAACTAATTCTTGCTGCCAGTTCGCCAGTATTCGAAGCACTGTTTTATGGACCTCTTGCCGAAGTTAATGATGTTATTAGAGTGCCTGATATGGACCCTTCAACATTTAAGATGTTACTAAG GTACGTTTACTGTGATacaattaaattcaacaatGTGATAGAAGCCGGATGTCTGTTATATGCGACGAAAAAGTATATGATTCCTCACTTAGCTCGTTCCTGTGTAGACTACATAGTGGAGCACACGCAAGTCAACAATGTATGGGATGTGCTCTACGTGGCCGAATCTCTCGATGAAGAGGAAATATTGAAGCCTTGCATCAAG GTGATGAGCCAATACTCTCCAGAGGCATGGTCATCGCCGTACGAGCACCTGAGTGCGTCAACACTGGCTCGGCTGCTCGATCAGGACTCGAGCAAGATGTCTGAAAGCGAGCTTTGGACGTTTGTAGTGAAGTGGGCACGAACTGAGTGCGAGAAGGCCGGCGTCGAGGTGTCCGGTAGCAATGTGCGCAAGGCACTCGACGACGCTGGAGTCATGGAGAAGGTTAGGTTCCTGACGTTCTCGTCGGAGGAGGTGGCGGGAGTGGTGAAGGCGTCGGGCGTGTTCAGTGGGGATGAGATCAACGAGTTGCAGGCGTGTGTGGAGCGGCGACCGGGCGCGGTGTTGCCAAGGGGATTGGGCCGGGTCAGGGAGGCCCGGTCGCGTGCCTCGGTCGGCGACGGTCGCTGCTCGCGGGTCATCCTCACCAAACGCAAGACGTGGACGTATGGTGGCACCGTCTGCACACGTGTCATGGCCGTCGACTCGCACGTGCTCGTGTGTGGCTTCGAGGTGTTCACGCGCATTCCGAGCCTGGCCGACTTCTGTGTGTGGCGCGGCAACACGGAGCGCTACGACGAGCGGCTGTCTGTGCGCATCACCGACTCAGACGGCAACGAGCTGTGCAACACCGTGCACCAGGCGCGCGCCGAATTCAACGCCGCGCAGCTAGTGCGCCTTGACCGCGCCGTCTGGTTCTCCCCCAACCGCAACTACACCGTCGCCTTTGAGCTGTCGCCCGGTCAGTATCCGCTCAGTCAGCTCTCCTCCACCGCCTCCAGCAAGCTGGTTTCCTTTCGCTTCGAAGACTTCACCAACTACCCTGAAGGTTATCTAGATTTTAGCTTTGTCAGTGCTGTGATATTCTCTCTTTAA